From the genome of Marasmius oreades isolate 03SP1 chromosome 1, whole genome shotgun sequence:
GGTCCCAAATCACTCCCACGGATTCTCCAGCCGCGACCCCAATGCAAGCGACCGGCTCCGAGGGCGTTCATATGGAACTACCCCCCAGTGAGCTCCACCCCACGATGGCCGTTATTGGAGATGTTAGAGAAGTCACAGCGCCCTCATTCCACGAGGGACTCGAATACGTCGATTTCAGCAACAGTCGATGCGTGGCTGGGATCGCATACGCTGTGTGGGCGGTTATTGTGACTGCAAATTGTTATGCTTTAATAATGTTGTTTATGGGTCGAGAATAGAATCGTACCAGCAGTATCAGAGCTCATCACCTGTTCCATTATCCTGTCGATCGAATGAAAATTCCCAACAGTCTGTAACGACCGTTATGGCGTGCTACCGTCAGCCACCTTCGACAGGGCATACCGGCGTGGAACTACATACCAATCTTTCACAACCTTTTTTGTCCGATTGCAGTTTCATAATAAATTATATTGTACAAGGCGCGGCGCGACGGTAAATGTACAAGAACATGTACACAAAGCAAGAAGAGATATACTAAAAATGAGGAACCGAAGGGAAATAGAAACTGGTCGGAGGGTTCGAAGAGGTAGCGAACAATTTAGGATAGGGAATTCATGTCGTGATCACGTCCGTCACTGGGCCATAGGCGGTACGATACGTGATACAAACGACTGACGCAGGGCGTGCATCTTGTTCTCGCAAGTAAGGGACAACTTCATAGCGAAAACTCATAAAAAGACAGACAGGCCGACTACGCAGCACATAGCTGGAAAAAATAAGAGTAAGTCAAAGAAGAATCGAGAACGAGTGGGCGTCTTACATAGGAAGTGCATAAGGGATCATAAAATGTGGGAACCAATCGAAACGGGTCACGTTTACTTCGCATTGTTGCAGTTGCATGAGCCAACACGGCCAATCCAACTCTTGCCACAACTTTCACACCAAGTGCGAGTCCCCTTCTCAACTCCGATGGACTTCTTGGAAGAGGTCGAGTGACGAGAGGAGCAAACGGATTCATCGCGATGAATGCTGATGAGATGTCTGCCCAGGTCATGTTTACGGCTAAATGACCTGCTACAAGTGCGATGAGGGCAAACAAATGGTTTTTCCCTATTGGGATCGTGCGTCGCCATGTGCGTCTTGAGATTGTAGGCCCGAGCAAAACCTGGAAAGAAAGTCAAAACGCTTGGACGAGTGGTAGAACAAAGTACTTGCCCCGTGGACATGAACTACATTTGTATTTCTTGCGTGGATCTCCCTTCAGCTCCTCATTTTGTGGCAAAGAGACGGAAGGTGGTAGTTGTGACACGTGCGTCGGAGATACCGTAGCGGGCGTGAGGGTCGAACCGTAGGTAACATTATAGTAGTCGTTGGGCACCACACCGCGAGAAGGACCGTAGTCGGAATAGCTAGTGCGTTGGGAGTAGACTTTGCCGTTATTCGCACCGTGGTTAGGAGGGCTGCGAGGAGGCGTTGGCGGCATGGAACCGAAAGAAGTGGGATCAACACCGTCCAAGAGTTGCTGCACTCCATAGTCAGAGGCGACCTCAAGGCGTTGAAAGTCCATGTCAAGAGGGAAGGAGCAGTTGCTTTGAATGTCAAACGAAGATTTGGAGTAGTTGTATATAGACTCGGAATAAGAGGAAAACGAGTCGTAAGCCGAAGCGGATTCCGACGAAACTGTGATCAAGGAGGGAGGCCCACACGTGGGAGTGTCAGACCTCAAACGACTGAAGGCGTCGGTGTGATTAACTTCCAGCAATTCGAACTGAAACGGATCGATTCCAGCAAGACTGGAATCTAGTTCAGATTCGAATAGATCTGGTGGGGGCGCATGGACTTCCGATGGGAAAGCATCGAAGAATTGCTTTCCATAGTCAACATTGGTATAAATGTCGTCAAGAAGAGCTGCAGTCTGAAGTTCGGCCATGTTTTATAGCGCTACGAAGAAACTGTGGAGGGTAAAGAAGAAAACTGGGATGAGCCGtaaatgatgatggtggtttgaAAAGAGGGAAGGGAGGCTGGGGTTTCCGCCAACCTCGTCAGCAACTGCTGCGCACCAAACAATACTAAATTGGATTGCCGGTCCTTGCCGGTCCCTAGCGCAGCGCCGGCTGTCAATGTGTCATTATTGCTGACCAAAGAGTATACACTTTCGTCCTCGTACACGTACACAACCCAGGTCTACAGAGTGGTTACACACAGGTGAAAACCTAAACTCCAACACTTCCGAGACGTTTATTAAAACGGGGAATACGGTGTTGATGGATCTATGTCACTCACCGATGGACGACCTTTTTCTATAGAGGGGCCATCAGTAAAGGTTGTAACGGGAAATACGGCTAAACAGCATACCTGGCCAGAAAACCTTATGACTTCCCTCTTCTCCAAAATGAATAGCGTTCTTTCCAGGGCATGATTTGAAAATCCTTGAGTTGTGACAAACTCTTTCACAAGGCTTTGGTAACTTGTACTCCAGCCAATAGGCAAACGTCTTCGCAGTTCCTTTTCTATACGTGTCATCTCTTCACTAAGCTCACCACGGGATAGACCGTCAGCAGAGCCTGCGGAAACTGCATCCATCGTAGAAAATTTGAATAGACGTATGGCCTCCTCTACATGGTGATTCTGGACGACTGGGGAAAGAGTCATCTTCGCCAGAGATTCAGAAATTCTAATGATGGCCTCCAGTTGTCTACAAGAAGTCAAGGACCTGAGTCAGTACAAATCAAAGCTGCGGAATGCTGTTATTCGACGCGAACCGGACGGTTATGGGTATAGAGCTGCGCTCATCATTGTCTCTTTCAACTTGTTGTACCTGCTGCCGTAAACTGACAAAATGACTACTGAGCATCTCCTGTGCATCGGGGGATAACCGTGGAGCGCATTTCCTGGCGATTGATAACAACCTCTCAATTGTGTGATGCTCAAGGAGGAATAAGCTCTACTTACGCTTTGCAATAAGCGATGTAACGCTTCATTTTCTCCAAACTCAACTCCCCTTCAACATATGATTCTGCGTTTTCAGTCGGTCGATTCATGTGTATATTCATGACATGTTTTGCGATGGACTGCGTAAACGTTCAGTTGAGAATGAGGGTACCGGCGTAAAAACCTACCCTGTCACGAGCCTCGTTGTGCTCATCTTTGACGATAAAAATCATGTCGAATCGAGACAGAATGGTCGTTTGAAAATCTATATTCTGTCCATGGATTAATTTATCGGCAAGTCACCAGTTAGTAAGGGATCGCTCACTTCTCCTGGACTCCGCCCTTCATCATATCGCCCGAATACGGGATTAGCCGCAGCAAGCACGCTGGTTCGAGAATTTAGAACCGTCGTGATCCCAGCTTTAGCGATGGAGATAGTTTGCTGCTCCATGGCTTCATGTATGGCTACACGATCCTCGTCCCGCATCTTATCGAACTCATCGATACATACCACCCCCGTATCGGCAAGAACCATTGCTCCACCTTCCAGATAGAACTCCCTCTGAAATATGGTGAGTGCGATGATTAACCTGTCCATCCAAGCAGCTAAGGAGTAACTTACCGAAACAGAATCCCGCTGAACCGACGCGGTCAGACCAGCAGCGCTCGAACCTTTGCCTGAGGTATAAACGGCAATCGGAGCAACCTTCTCCACAAATTTGAGGAGTTGAGATTTGGCGGTACCAGGATCACCTAAAAGTAAAACGTTGATATCCCCTCGTAACCTCATTCCATCCGGTAAAACCTTTTTAGAGCCACCAAATAAGAGACATGCAACCGCTTTCTTGATATCTGGGTGCTCTGGATCAGCAATGGATAGCACAAACAGATGTATGACTGACCAAGACTCCCATAGATACTGGGGCCTACACTTCGCGCAAAACGTTCATAGAAACCGTCGCTCCGAGCCATCTCGTTgaattcttcttcctcctcaggAGTGAATTGCACACCGAATGGGTTTGAACCCCCACCTCCAGCAGTAGGGGAGTCAAACTCAAGGTGGACCACCCTGAGGTAAGGCTTTTGAAGTGCAGAGGGGCCATCTCTTTTCTGAAAATCAGAGGACCGTGAATAATAGGGAGTCGCAGTAGATAATGGATACACTCACGTTCTTGTTTTGGAATGTAGAGTAGATGCCTGTAGCAACGATTCTTGATCCAGGGACAACCTGACCGCACAAATGTCTGTCGACAGAGAGAAGCATGTGCCTTGGAAGCTCTCCAACTGGAACCATATCAGGAGCCTCTTGCAGTTTTAGAGTTTGTTGATCTGCGAATGTGGATTTGGAATGGATGATGAGGTAAGGGTCCAACCCGCAATCTTTTTTCTGCCCTTCTGGTACTGGCGCATCACAAACTCTTGGTAATCCTCTATCAGATCCGGACCCTATGCCTCCTAATCCTGCGCGAGGATACATGATTTTGCTAGATTGGCAAACGCGACATTGTAAATGGAGTTTGGTTGCAGTAGATGATAGGACGGATGCCGAGATGACAATACCAGGGATGCGAACGAGTTTGTTCATTCTTTCGGCTGTGAGATCCCGAAATCGTAGCATGTTCAATCCAGATTTTAGGGTTATCTGAACTTTGGATATCGCGCGTTCTGCAGCTTCTTTGACCACTTCAGCGTCTTGACCGCCAACGCGAGGAAATAGAATACTGCGAGCAGCTCTGGTGGCAGCATTCTCAAACTAAGACCGTGGTAAGTTAGACCCAGAGGTTGAAATATCGTTTGAGACGCGCCAAAGGTAGAATCTCTGTGGGTCGTTCTTGTATCGCATATGCAAGTTCTTCGTTATACAGTCCGACATGACGCAAGTCGATCTCCAATACATGCTCCTTCAACAACAAATTACCGCGAAGTTTGTCTCTGAGAAACGAGGGAGGTCAGTTCACGTCAGTCGAACTTCGAAGTATCGGTCGACCTATAGAGAAACTCCTCGCCCACTCGATACTGGAGGATGAAATCGAGAAGAAATGATTCAATCTCTGCAGGAGATTCCGGTGCGACTGGATCGGATGGGTTTTGGGTGGTGACAAAGTAGACATTATTCGCCTCGTAACCAGACATTGTGAGGGAGAGAACACAACGTCGCGTCGGCTGATCAGCATCGGCTCGTGACAGTTACTTTAGGGCAGGCTTCTACGTGAACAAAGCACAAGCATTGATCATTGATCATATAGTACTTATGATCACAAGTGTGAACTCTACGATGGACACTGATGTGGATGAACTCCCTGTCGTCCTACCTTCAACAACCACTTCTGGACTTTCGATATCGTTGTACGTACCTTTCCGCCACCATCTCAGATAGAGCTTAGATCAAATAGGCACCCACTTCCGATTCTCAATGTCTCTGAACATTTAACCCGACTAAAACTACAGACAAACTCTCCGTCCCCTTTCGGTACGTACACTTATAAACGGAATCCAAGTCTAGTACatgttttgaaccattttCAGTCCTCGGCGCTTTGTTGGGACAACAAACGGGCCGAGAGGTGGAAATAGTAAACACGTTTGAGCTAGCTGTGGAGGGAGATGGCCAGAGCATCGACCACGGTTTCTTAGTCACGAGAAGGGATCAGTGTGTGTGCATCATACGTGGTTTTTTAGAATAACTAACCGGCGATCGCGAACAGATAAGCAAGTGTTCCCCTCTCTTGAGTTCATTGGATGGTACACAGTCGCTCCCCAGCCTACGGCACGTCATATTGCCCTTCATTCGGAGGTAACGGTTCCTCATTTCTGGACGATTGTTCCTCCATGCATTTATCCTATAGTTTACTGGATACTGTTCGACGccgctccttctccttctgcaACCTGGCCTTAAAGCACAAAACAGCGCGGACGGAACCACTTCTGATCTGCCTTTCAAAGCATATGAGGCTACGGTCGAACTAAGAGAACGGTCTTCACGCTCTGTCTTTGTAGAGGCGAACTATAAAGTTGAGACAGGTGAAGCGGAACGTATTGCAGTTGATTGGACAGCGCGAGGAGGTGGTAGTGGGACAAGCTGTGAGGTCGAGTATTAGCTGCCTTTTGACTTGTTCCTTACTATCTTTCTAGTGGAATCGCATCTTCAGACGCAGCGGGCGGCTGTGAAAATGCTATACGACAGGATTTTAGTGCTGGTACAATATGTCACGGACGTTATTGCAGGTTCTTTCCGTTCAGTTCCTCGAATGCAATGCTCATGTTTGCTGATTTGGTTGTCAGAGAAATCGCCCGTAGACAACGACATTCTTCGTTCGATCTCGGCGCTCGTGGCGTCCTTGCCGGCTACCGAAAACAAGACCTTCCGTCAGGAGTTCAACACAGTGAGTATTTGTTCGGAGTAGATCAAGCCGTTGTTCAGTTTTCCTCATTGTATCATCGCAGGAATACGAGGATGTGCAGCTTACCGCTTTCTTATCTTCCCTCACAAAATCTACCAATATCCTCAACGAGGTCAGCATCGCTCAGTGTAATACTCTCATTTCCTTCAACGGTGTTGACTGCTTAATGCAGATCGTCAACAAACATCTCTTCATGACAGCAAGCCGCGAGGACAGATACGGTGCCAGTCGTCGCCGAATGATGCCGATGGGTGCTCGACATCCCGCATTTGACTCCAATTGGGATCGCATGGCTTAACACTTGTGGCCATCCTGCACATTACTTTCTTGCTTCGATACCATCACACTCCATCACCGTCGTTCAGTGGCTGGTGTAAGATTAGTGGCTG
Proteins encoded in this window:
- a CDS encoding uncharacterized protein (MEROPS:MER0030137), whose translation is MITSVNSTMDTDVDELPVVLPSTTTSGLSISLHPLPILNVSEHLTRLKLQTNSPSPFVLGALLGQQTGREVEIVNTFELAVEGDGQSIDHGFLVTRRDQYKQVFPSLEFIGWYTVAPQPTARHIALHSEFTGYCSTPLLLLLQPGLKAQNSADGTTSDLPFKAYEATVELRERSSRSVFVEANYKVETGEAERIAVDWTARGGGSGTSLESHLQTQRAAVKMLYDRILVLVQYVTDVIAEKSPVDNDILRSISALVASLPATENKTFRQEFNTEYEDVQLTAFLSSLTKSTNILNEIVNKHLFMTASREDRYGASRRRMMPMGARHPAFDSNWDRMA
- the MCM5 gene encoding minichromosome maintenance protein 5, translating into MYPRAGLGGIGSGSDRGLPRVCDAPVPEGQKKDCGLDPYLIIHSKSTFADQQTLKLQEAPDMVPVGELPRHMLLSVDRHLCGQVVPGSRIVATGIYSTFQNKNKRDGPSALQKPYLRVVHLEFDSPTAGGGGSNPFGVQFTPEEEEEFNEMARSDGFYERFARSVGPSIYGSLDIKKAVACLLFGGSKKVLPDGMRLRGDINVLLLGDPGTAKSQLLKFVEKVAPIAVYTSGKGSSAAGLTASVQRDSVSREFYLEGGAMVLADTGVVCIDEFDKMRDEDRVAIHEAMEQQTISIAKAGITTVLNSRTSVLAAANPVFGRYDEGRSPGENIDFQTTILSRFDMIFIVKDEHNEARDRSIAKHVMNIHMNRPTENAESYVEGELSLEKMKRYIAYCKAKCAPRLSPDAQEMLSSHFVSLRQQVQQVERDNDERSSIPITVRQLEAIIRISESLAKMTLSPVVQNHHVEEAIRLFKFSTMDAVSAGSADGLSRGELSEEMTRIEKELRRRLPIGWSTSYQSLVKEFVTTQGFSNHALERTLFILEKREVIRFSGQKKVVHRVGV